In a single window of the Prochlorococcus marinus str. AS9601 genome:
- the trmB gene encoding tRNA (guanosine(46)-N7)-methyltransferase TrmB — protein sequence MRQHVNPLSINFNQIERIPSLGEMFGDSKLNLHLDIGCAAGEFLFDLALVNTSWNYLGIEIREKLVKNAKLKVLESEIKNLYFLFGNANNILNDVQSELIIKNLKSISFYFPDPWFKKRHYKRRVIQPEFINILSNLLQKGTLIFIKTDVKDLFDYMDYTISNNFYFKTIDKKDFNYSESFNPNKVKTNREKYVINNQLDIFERIYIKI from the coding sequence ATGAGACAGCATGTTAATCCGCTTAGTATTAATTTCAATCAAATTGAGAGAATACCATCTTTGGGTGAAATGTTTGGTGATTCTAAATTAAATCTTCATTTGGATATAGGCTGTGCTGCTGGAGAGTTTTTATTCGATTTAGCTTTAGTAAATACTAGTTGGAATTATTTAGGAATCGAAATCCGTGAGAAATTAGTCAAAAATGCTAAATTAAAAGTACTTGAAAGTGAAATCAAAAATTTATATTTTTTATTTGGTAATGCTAATAATATTTTGAATGATGTCCAAAGTGAATTGATTATTAAAAATTTAAAAAGTATTTCTTTTTATTTTCCTGATCCATGGTTTAAAAAGAGACATTATAAAAGGCGTGTCATTCAGCCAGAATTTATTAATATTCTCTCTAATTTATTGCAAAAAGGTACCTTAATTTTTATAAAAACAGATGTAAAGGATTTATTTGATTATATGGATTACACTATTTCTAATAATTTTTATTTTAAAACGATAGATAAAAAAGATTTTAATTATTCTGAAAGTTTTAATCCAAATAAAGTGAAAACTAATCGGGAAAAGTATGTGATTAATAATCAACTTGATATTTTTGAAAGGATTTATATAAAAATTTGA